DNA from Kryptolebias marmoratus isolate JLee-2015 linkage group LG8, ASM164957v2, whole genome shotgun sequence:
TAGTTTCTGTATCTGTGTTGTCCTGATTGGGGTCACAGGAGGGCTGGTGCTTCACACACCACAGAAATATATGAGACAAACAAGCATGCATACACACAATCACTCCTCAGGTCAATTTAGAGTCTCCGATTAActtgacaaatgttttaaaacagggaggaaacaggaaaaaatagaaagacttaacataataaatgtaaacaacacaGAGTACAGTACATAACCAGCAACTGATGCCCACTTATGCTCAGTTTTGACCAAATTAGGGTcacaataacattacaattattgtcttaaaaacaactaatgcaAGGCccctaaaaaaatgaaaaacccaagtttgttgaagaaaaatcaatttaatGTTATAATTTGTAGACATTTTTAGGTAggtgtttttttacacaagctAACTAACAgtagttcaaataaaaagaagatcAGAAGCAAGTTTACTTTAAGATCACATTTTCACACATCCTTTTACCCTTAAAGTGAGATAccacaaacaataaatacagtttaGATGTTGACAAGACTATTACAAACCCTAAAAGATCTTAtttggttttgctgttttatctgTATGAGAACATGTCACACATGCACTCACCTACCTAAAGAAATCTAtcttttattcaacattttgtaataaatttaaaCCAATGTCTACCCCTTTTTTTTGAAGAATTAAtgatttaaacaggaaaaaaatgagcTATGCAATACTGTAAGCTAATACCATTTAGGTTCATTTAATGCATTTTACTAATGATATTTGTCGGAATGCAGAGTTTATTGGCCTCACTATGTTACTATTGTTGGAGACTTTTTATCATTCCTCACTAATTAGTATTGaccatgttttttaaatgttacaaaaaagaCCTGTCAGAATGACTATTAACGCCCTGATATGTCACCTGATGTTTCATGGAGTCCCACAAGGCTCAATCATTGGtcctgtggggttttttttagcttgggtgtgattctttttttacaattattttttagATTGCTGCCCTGTGCTGTGACATCCAGCTTAATTTATAGTCCACATGTGAGTGTTAAAAGTGGATACAAAACTTGAATGTTACATTGTGGGTTTAATTATAaacgaaaacaaacaagatcagTTCAGTTGGTTTTGGAAAGAGGCCAAAGCCTGTAGATCTGATGCCTAGGTAGTTGTTACATCTACAATTctatgtgtgaaaaaaaaatgtattactcATTTATCCAATGGTTGTAAAGAGCTCTTTTGAACTTATTCAGGATTCTGGCACTAATTACACCCTCAGGAAGACTATTCCAATCGTTTATGGTTCTAACACTGAAACAGAGTTGAGTTGGAGTATTTTGCAATTTGAGATGTTGAAGTCTATTTGCCACGCCATAAATCTTAGTACCCTCTGCAAATAATTTTACGTTATTAGAAACGCATGCTGGTAAGTCATTTATATagatcacaaaaaaacactgagctCTGAGGAATTCCACTCACAACTCTAGTCCAGTCTGATTTGGCTCCATCAGTCAGGACTCTCTGTCGTCTACAATCAGAGCCACAACTagttcctttttgtttaagaaGTAGGAacaaatattgtatttatatttgCTTAGCATCTCTTACATCTCTAAATTAGTATCTTTCATAACAGAGACATTGGTGATATTAGGAAAATCTTTGTAAAGATGACTCTATAAGCAGCATTAACCTCAAGGATGAGAGACAACTTTCAATTTGGAtgttgaaataattaaaagttgACAGTGAGCACTTGACTAACACATAATAGAACCTTAATGGCTTCAAGACCTAATGGAGGCTGTAGCTTCCCAACCATAAAATCAAATGTCATCTCTATTTGTCTGCCCTTATTTTCTTATGAGAGGCTGAATACTGACGTCACTGCCTCgaataaatgctaaaactgtatacacaaacacaaaatctaACTTGGTAAATAGCTGTCAGCTCGTCTTCTTACCCTCACCAATGATCCTGCACTCATAAAGTTTTGCTTCACTGCGTGactaagacaaaataaaagcacaaatcaaAAATCATACACCGACCAGGATTCTAAATATTGTGCATCAATCAGTTTGAATTTGTGACCCAGTGAAAATCTTCCGCTGtcttaaatagatttaaaatgtcagaCAGCTCATAGACAACAAGGTCATGAATATTTTGCTGTGAGCCTCTAATTAAGTAGTTACTCATATTTATGAGGAACCTTCTCTGTTTTGTACGCTGTGTTTTAGGTCGAGAGAAGTCAAGTGGCCCAAGAATTTAATGAACTTGTCGCATAAAGATCAAAGTGATCTATCTGCGCAGTTCCTCCACCACCTGCTCCCCGAGGAGGTAAGTGACGCCACAGTTCATGCTCCTGCTTTAATGCCATTTACAAAGCTTGTAAAAATGGTTAATTGAGCCAGAAAGGTGGTAAAAACCAAGCATGCCCTTGAAACATGGGTCAGTTTATGAAGTCTGTAATTCACCTGTTGATTTATACAAGTGAGAAAGGACGTGACTGCATATTTCTGATGTGTGTTGTGGTGatcagaagtgtgtgtgtgtgtgccaggcATGAGGAACTGGAAGTATAAAAAACTGTTGGGGCTGGTGGAGCATGCAGCAGTCTTCACCTGTGGACCTCCGTGCAAATCAGAACCGCTTAATGCAACAGTATCCAACAGAGATGAAGTGCAACCATTTCCTCTGCTGGGTGTTTGTGCTTGTGGCCTCTGGCCCACTGTTTGCCCACCCCATCACAGAATCTGCTGAGATGGCCTATCCAGGACCTGGTAAGTAAAGAATAATACCTTTTTTATGGGTTTATGTGATTAATGTGATTAATCGGTTAAGCTGCATTAGTGGCATGTTTAGTCATACAACTGAACTTGTAATGATGAATATTGGCAAAGTTATATTTTTGGACTTTAATTATCTGATGGCTGCAGTAGCCAATGGAGATTTATTAGTTTACCAAAGTTCACATGCAAGCTTTATTGTCAAAATTtcttatttcctctttttaatattttatgaatgGAATAGATATATTTTCAAAGGGATTATAAGTCTAAGTTAGGGTTACGAAAAAGtcctgtggttttttttttgtctatttaacCAACTGCATgtgattattttgttgtcccCAGTATCTGCGGAGGACCGAAGAATCGGATCACTGGACGATCTGTCTCTCTCAGAGCAAACCTTCCCTCCACAGGATGGAGCTGGTCTCAGATATTCCACTTTTCTATCGAACAGAGACAGTAAGAATCACGCACACAAAACTTGCAAACCAGCGTAGCAGTTTCTGTTGCTAGCAGCACCAGTGACACTGCtctataataattaaaaatttgtgaattttgctaccataatttatttaaaacagtgtcATATCTCATGTCTGTATATCCTCCCAGGTGTTGGAAGTCTGCTGCCAAGGGGGATCAAAAGAGAGGTCAGTTTTCTAAAAGGGCTCTCCCTGCACACAAGTTAAACGGAAACCAAATGCTGCATACCTGCAaattatactgtatataataTACCACGCAGCATATAACTGCTCTATCTTTTCATTTAGGTCATACTGGAGAAGCAGAGTCCTCTAAAACCGTACAGTCACATGCTGAGCATCCGAAAACAGTTCGGGAAGAGAGAAGggaactctgagtgtttctgGAAGtactgtgtttaaaacaaaatcactcaGGGCACAAGCTTGTACTAAAATGTCTTAAACTTACACAcgaaaaaattaaataagtaaCACCATGCATGCTTTAACTGTACACACGactgctgtcagttttcacTCACAACAAGGTGTGGCTGAGACCTGCTGATTTGGgactttgatttaatttggtATAATATATATTGTCTGATGGTTATTACATAAATAGGTTAAAattcctttttagttttatgtatgAACATGTATTTTAGGTGTAAAGATGAAAAGGTAAAGAGCACTGttgagtggaaataaaaaatgtattataaattaatattttttctgcAATTGTCTTTATTGATAAATGGTAATGTGAGAAACATAAACCATTCTGCTTGGATTAAAAGTGAACGAGGAAGCAAAAAGACAGCAAAATTGGTTCTCAagttt
Protein-coding regions in this window:
- the uts2a gene encoding urotensin 2, alpha, which encodes MQQSSPVDLRANQNRLMQQYPTEMKCNHFLCWVFVLVASGPLFAHPITESAEMAYPGPVSAEDRRIGSLDDLSLSEQTFPPQDGAGLRYSTFLSNRDSVGSLLPRGIKREVILEKQSPLKPYSHMLSIRKQFGKREGNSECFWKYCV